Sequence from the Spartobacteria bacterium genome:
ACCTTCGGGCTCCAGCATGCGCTGCACGACAAGCCGCACAGCCCGGTCATCATCAATCACCAGAACAACGCGGCTCTGTCCCTGATGATCAGGGAGAGTCTGCGACGCGCTGCCTACCATTTCTTCCATATCGTGATTCCAAAGTCCACCAGACAGCGCAGCCACGGGGCTCACCATTCCCAGCACAAACGAATCCGCTCCGCCCTGCACATTGATCGTCCTCATGCGCACATCGACGACATCGCCTATAGGCTGCAAATCAAGAGACTTCACATAATCCATTGTGGACGAGGTTTCTGAGAAATCCTTAACCGACCCGATTCCCATTTCCACGGCATGGATCGTCAGCACTCGCTGAACCGTCGCAAAATCTTCTTTCAGTCCAAGCACCCGGCATAATTCTGCATTCCATGCCATCAGCATTCCATCACGCATACGGCGGACAAACACCCCGACCGGGACATGCTTGCACAGCACATCAAACATCTTATTGTGCATATCAGCCGACGCGCTGATTCGATCCACCACGTGAATAATCCCCTGCATACCGATCCACTTATTGCCCCGATATTGGTGCTGCCCATACACTACGTACGAACGCTTTGAATCCTGAACCAGCCAAGTTCCGTCCAGTGTTATACAAAAGACCCGGCGATGCCGGCGGCTGTCAACAAATTCACTTAACAGATCTCTCCACACACGGGCACTCATCCTTTCACGCAGTTTGTCCAAATACGACAAATGCATCAAATCTTTGAAAAGGCGCGGTGATCCCTGCAACTTCAGCCTGGCAGCCCCCTGCCCCAGTTCCCAGACGCCAATATCTGCCGTTTGAAGCAATTCATTCAACGCGTTATTACAACGCTCATCCCCTTTTTGATCTACAAACAGGATCACCCTGGAAACGTCAGGAAATCCAAAGGTCTCTGCTCCATTTTCCAGTGCCATCGCGATCACATCACGCGATTCACCAGATTCTGCAGAACACACCTCATCGCGCCAATATTCTTCATGCGGCTGTCCCGCCGCAAGAGAAGACATCCATTCTGCAAAAGAATCCCCGAGCCAGGATATATCCTTCACATCCATCAGGCCATCCTGATCTAAGCCGCTCCACTTACGGAATGCAGCATTCACATCACATACGGCCCCGTCGTCGCCTACGACCAGAAGTGGCTGCCCGAAATCAACCCAGAGTGCGTTTCCGTCAAACGTATTCTGCTCAACATCAGGGACAGACAGCTTCCGGATATTGATGGAGCCACCATAGGACTTCATGGAAAACATACGGTATTCACACGGAACAGATACGTTATCCAGCGTTGCCGAAATCCGACCCCGGCATGCCCCCCCGTCGTGGAGCATATGTGACACCTGATCGAGCATTTCCTTATATATCGCATCGGACAAAAAATGAGCGATGGGTACACCAACATAGTTACTATCAATGACATGGTGCAGCAAATCAATCTCATCGTGAACAGCAATAATGCATCCATGCCGGTCAAATTCGATACAACATCCGCCACAGTTATCCAGCAGCACATCGCGACTTCGTCGCAGAAACTCCAGCTGTCTCCGATTCCGGAGGGACAAATATACCTGACAGGCAAACCATGTCAGCACACACAGTACAACGGAGAACAACACACAAGTAATCGTGCTGATGTTTAACATGGCGACAGTCACATTATTCATTCCTATAAACGCGTTCAATACGGGCATCGATACAAGTTAAAATCTCATAAGGGATCGTTCTGCAAATAGACGCCAGTTCATTGGCCCAGATCGACTCTTTATCCTGCGTCCCGATAAAAACAGCTTCATCACCACGGCGGACACCGCTTTCCGGTCCGAGATCCACGGCCATCCAGTTCATGCTGACACGTCCTATCACCGGACAGCGCCGTCCATGAATGAGTACATTTCCGTGATTGCTCAGTGCCCTCAAATATCCGTCGGCATACCCGCATGCCAGAACACCGATATCTGTCGGGCGGAAGGTTTTAAAAGTACCATAGTATCCCACACGATAATTGGCGGGCACACTTTTCACCTGCATCACCTGCCCTTTCCATTGCAGCAGCGGCGACGTATTACAGCGCATATCCGCATCCTGCGCGCCGTATCCATACAGAACAATCCCCGGGCGAATTCCGTCAAAATCCCATTCCGGACGATATAAGATCGCACGACTGCTGGAGATATGTTTGAAAAGCCGATGACCACACAACTGCTCCGCCAGTGTTGTAATTTCCATAAACCGTGCGGCCTGCTCCTGCGCACATGCCGGTTTCAGCGGTTCAACTTTTGCAAAATGACTGCACATGCCACAGATATCAAGTCCCTTCAAACGAAACACGTCCTCCAGCTGCTCCGCCGCATCCTGCCACTGAATCCCAAGCCGTCCCATTCCGGTATCGATTTTAACGTGTACAGGGAGGAGCCTGCCTGCCCGAACCGCTGCGGCTGAAAGTGCCTGTGCATGATCCAAATCGGCCACAATGGGAATAATATTTTTCCCCAGCAGCTCAGGAACCCGTGTAGGCTCAGTTACACCGAGCACTAAGATTTTCCCGCCTTTGAGCTGCTTACGCAAAGCCAACGCCGAGTCCTCATAGGCTACAGCAAACCATGTAACGCCCAGTTCATAAGCCTTTTTCGCAACCTCGACCATACCATGTCCGTAGGCATCGGCTTTGACAACCATAATTAATTCAGGCCCTTTGGCAGGCAATGCACTTTGCAACGTCTGAATATTCTCAGCTAGAACACTCAGGTCAATTTCAACCCAGGATCTTCTCATATTTTCTTCTGCACAATGCTGTGCATTCCTTTCTTTTCTTTAAAATCACTGCTCGTCATTTTCCGGTTCATACACTTTGCGGGGTGATCCTTGCAGTGCGAACAAATTTCATTGGGCGAATCGGTTCCATCAATGTAACTACGTATATTCTGCAAGGTCGTCAGCGCAATGGAATTCATGGCCTCCCGTGTAAAAAAAGCCTGGTGCGAGGTCACCAGAACATTGGGGAGGGACAGCAACCGTGCCAATACATCATCCTGAACAATCGTATTGGAAAAATCTTCAAAGAAGTATTGATCCTCTTCTTCGTATACATCCAGCCCGGCCGCAGCAATCTGTCCCTGCTTCAGTGCTTCTACCAAAGCTTGCGTGTGGATCAGTTTTCCGCGTCCGGTATTGATAAGGATCGCCGATTCTTTCATCTTTTCAAGCGATTCGGCATTGATCATATGTACATTTTCCGGAGTCAGAGGACAATGTAGCGAAAGGATATCACTTCGTGCATACAGTTCATCCAGTGAAACATGGGTGAATCCGACATCCTTCGCACGTTCCTCATCGGGATAAGGATCATAGGCCAGGGCATCCATCCCAAAGCCCTTCATGATCTGCAAAAACAGCGTGCCAATCTTACCCGTTCCTATCACGCCCACAGTTTTCCCGTGAAAATCAAACCCCATCAATCCGTTGATATTAAAATTGTTGTCGCGTGTTCGATAATACGCTTTGTGAGTTTTACGATTGAGCGACATGGCCAGTGCCACCGCGTGTTCCGCTACCGAATACGGGGAATAGGCAGGCACCCGGCAAACCGTCACTTTCCCATAAGCGGCCAATAAATCTACATTATTGTAACCGGCACATCGCATGGCGATCATCCTCACGCCACGGTCATAAAGCACCCGAAGCACATCGTTATCGAGGTTGTCGTTTACAAACGCGCAAACAATACGTGAATCATGCACCATGAGCGCGGTATCCACCGACAGACGTGGCTGATAAAAGCGAATATCAAAACCAAAGGATTCGTTAACCTTTGAAAAAAATCTTTCATCATAGGGCTTTGTATCGAAAAAGCTGATTCGTTGCATCGTTTACCTCGCGAAGAAGCCGGTTGCTCTAGTGGGATAATTTTACGGTTACCTGTCATAAATAACAAATACTTTCTGCCAGATCCCGTCAAATACCCAATGAGCAGATCTTTTTAGCGCAAAAAAACAGAATCAGCCAAGTCTCTTTAGAAGACCTGATCCCCTGAGGCGGGCTGGGTCAATGTTCTCGTGACCGGCCGGTCGGATTTACTGAATCGATAGATGAGGTTACGACGCAAAACCGTCATCAGCGTATTGCGGCGACCCACCGTGTGCGGACTGCTGTTCTGTCGGCGAAGGGTTCTAATCAACCCTTCCGTGGTCATCGATTCAACATGGTTCAAGCAGGTGGCATACGTGCCGATATAAGCAAATTCCTGTGCATCCGGCAACGGATCAGAGCCGGCCAGGCAGCAATATCCGTTTTCATTTGCGAGACGCAGCGGGCGTGGATCAGCGAACCCTTCCGGACGCATGGACGTATCACCGACGACCATCTGGTAAGGTTTAAACTGATTAAGCAGGCGGGTCACTGTTTTACCCCGTTCAAACATCCACTTACCCAACGCCCAGTTAAGAATCGGGAGCGCATTTCCCTGAATCATGGTGCCGATAGCATCGGCGGCGGTCATCCCGTCATTTAGCCGGTCAGCATGTCCGATACAGGCGACTTCCAATCTTTCTGAGGTATTGATCTGCCGTCCGGCAAACACATAGACATCGGGCAGCGACGGCATGCGCACACACTTGGTGAGCGCATCGATGGAAATCAATTGTGCCTCTTCCGGTAAAAACTGATCCAGCGTCTGAAATATCGGAAAATGCTCACGATCCGTCAGAAGAATCCCCAGCATGGTTTCCTGT
This genomic interval carries:
- a CDS encoding response regulator; this encodes MPVLNAFIGMNNVTVAMLNISTITCVLFSVVLCVLTWFACQVYLSLRNRRQLEFLRRSRDVLLDNCGGCCIEFDRHGCIIAVHDEIDLLHHVIDSNYVGVPIAHFLSDAIYKEMLDQVSHMLHDGGACRGRISATLDNVSVPCEYRMFSMKSYGGSINIRKLSVPDVEQNTFDGNALWVDFGQPLLVVGDDGAVCDVNAAFRKWSGLDQDGLMDVKDISWLGDSFAEWMSSLAAGQPHEEYWRDEVCSAESGESRDVIAMALENGAETFGFPDVSRVILFVDQKGDERCNNALNELLQTADIGVWELGQGAARLKLQGSPRLFKDLMHLSYLDKLRERMSARVWRDLLSEFVDSRRHRRVFCITLDGTWLVQDSKRSYVVYGQHQYRGNKWIGMQGIIHVVDRISASADMHNKMFDVLCKHVPVGVFVRRMRDGMLMAWNAELCRVLGLKEDFATVQRVLTIHAVEMGIGSVKDFSETSSTMDYVKSLDLQPIGDVVDVRMRTINVQGGADSFVLGMVSPVAALSGGLWNHDMEEMVGSASQTLPDHQGQSRVVLVIDDDRAVRLVVQRMLEPEGYEVLLAEEYGKARDLAEIYGERICLIVLDMKVKGSAPRDVYESVVVRVGRRIPVIFFSGYCSPMLLRGQLGNIPGRIVEKPFTRDILIGAVNDLFGK
- the alr gene encoding alanine racemase, which encodes MRRSWVEIDLSVLAENIQTLQSALPAKGPELIMVVKADAYGHGMVEVAKKAYELGVTWFAVAYEDSALALRKQLKGGKILVLGVTEPTRVPELLGKNIIPIVADLDHAQALSAAAVRAGRLLPVHVKIDTGMGRLGIQWQDAAEQLEDVFRLKGLDICGMCSHFAKVEPLKPACAQEQAARFMEITTLAEQLCGHRLFKHISSSRAILYRPEWDFDGIRPGIVLYGYGAQDADMRCNTSPLLQWKGQVMQVKSVPANYRVGYYGTFKTFRPTDIGVLACGYADGYLRALSNHGNVLIHGRRCPVIGRVSMNWMAVDLGPESGVRRGDEAVFIGTQDKESIWANELASICRTIPYEILTCIDARIERVYRNE
- a CDS encoding 2-hydroxyacid dehydrogenase; the encoded protein is MQRISFFDTKPYDERFFSKVNESFGFDIRFYQPRLSVDTALMVHDSRIVCAFVNDNLDNDVLRVLYDRGVRMIAMRCAGYNNVDLLAAYGKVTVCRVPAYSPYSVAEHAVALAMSLNRKTHKAYYRTRDNNFNINGLMGFDFHGKTVGVIGTGKIGTLFLQIMKGFGMDALAYDPYPDEERAKDVGFTHVSLDELYARSDILSLHCPLTPENVHMINAESLEKMKESAILINTGRGKLIHTQALVEALKQGQIAAAGLDVYEEEDQYFFEDFSNTIVQDDVLARLLSLPNVLVTSHQAFFTREAMNSIALTTLQNIRSYIDGTDSPNEICSHCKDHPAKCMNRKMTSSDFKEKKGMHSIVQKKI